The Dermacentor silvarum isolate Dsil-2018 chromosome 7, BIME_Dsil_1.4, whole genome shotgun sequence genomic sequence TACTAGGACTAGTATCTAATGACAAAGGTGAACAATTCATCTGCTTATGTTTACGTGCAGCCCCAGAAGCCAGCTGTTCACAGCCACCAAGGAAGCGCACCAGACACAGCAAGCACTCGGGGCTGCGTGAACTGTTCGCTGATCAGCAAAGCAGAAGTGCCGAGCTCCTAAGACAGATACACAGACATGATATTTCAACAGCAGCGGCAGCTTTCACAGGAGGAACGGAATAACATGGATCAATTCATGGCAAACATTACAACCTCCTTCCTTCAAGGCACTCAAGCCCTTTTGTCACAAGTGTTCAGCCAGCAGATGCAAATCACAGGCCACCAGCCAGCAGTGTTCAGCTTTCCTGCACAAGGACCTTTCGTCACAACAGGGGTGGCCTCCAATATCGCAAGCTTCCAACCATGTCAACCATCAAACTCGACGCAAGATATACCAGCGCAACCAAACTTTCCTGGCTCAACCACATCAAGGTCGCCTCACTCATAGGTGACTCATATGAAGTGTTTCATTGAGTGCTAGAAAAAGCTGGTGCTCTCTGATGTTCCTTAAAAAATTGCTCGTAGGCACTGTAGTACTCTAGTCACTttcgttgttttttctgtggGTCGCACTAATACAGCGTAAACATTTTTTGTGTGTGGTCTTCACAGTTACGGCAATCTGTGGTGCTGTCTCACTCACGTTTTGTTTTGCTGGACCCATACTAATTTTTGCGCGTTTTATCTCGAGTAAGGAAGCTGTGGTGTCTAGCCATTGGTTATTTTTTCCTCTGGGTCGACTCATTTGTAGGTGGCTCATAATGAGTGCGCTTTGCTAAGTGCTGGAAACAGCTGGTGCTATCCGACATTCTTTGTACTCTAGTCTTGTTATTTTTCGCTGTAGGTCACGCTTATTTCATTGCCTACATTTCTTCCTATTTCATCATATATGAAAAGCTTCGCTGTCTAGCCCGTCTGGTCATTTTTGCTGCCGATCACAATTTATATGGTacctacattttttttattttatctacTTTATCGCAGGTAAGAGAGCTGTAGCTCACTCTTCTGTTATGCTGGACCCAATATATTGCCTGCATTTTTTGTGTACTATCTCACATAAGAGAAGCTATGTCGTCTAGCCTCTGGTGATATTTTGCCTACATATAGTGCCTACATTTTTGTGTTTTATGAAATATAGGAGCTGTGGTGTCTAGCTACTGGTTTTTTGTTGTGTCACActgtgcaacactagaacgccttctcAGACTGCGTGACTATgaccacagaaacagttctgttttgtgtgtgtgtgtgtgattttcttttttcctttttcccccttttttatacttattttttctctctctcctgtcgaatcactttacccctcccccagtacagggtagccaaccggagataatgtctggttcatctccctgtctttcctttacctttttctctctctctctcacacacactcTGTAAAGTGCCTACATCATTTGTGACTCCTATCATAGTCAACAGAACCTGTGATGTCTAGCCACTCAGGCTACTTTTTTGTGAATCACCCTTTATACAGTGGCTATATAGTTGGTGTACATTTTATCACAGATAAGAGATCCTGTGGTGCCTAGTCACCCTGGTTAT encodes the following:
- the LOC119459085 gene encoding uncharacterized protein LOC119459085 isoform X2, whose product is MNALFAHRPMSQALHYGIDSNEPDESEDSRADTCASEPDDDAETLRSTQSSPEASCSQPPRKRTRHSKHSGLRELFADQQSRSAELLRQIHRHDISTAAAAFTGGTE